A single Vibrio sp. YMD68 DNA region contains:
- the surA gene encoding peptidylprolyl isomerase SurA, whose translation MKLWKQILLGTITSLSAASVIAEPVALDKIAVIVNEGVVLQSDIDTAFKTLKANAKENKQALPTEDILREQVLEKLIIDTIQQQEAERLGVRIDDNRLNEAIADIAKNNQQSIEELTASVTAEGLTYAAFREQVRKEIAASEARNALVRRRINILPAEVDNLADILAQETNATVQYQVSHIQLRFNDDQEKSELEKQANELVQQLQDGADFKTMAYTYSKGPKALEGGDWGWMRKEEMPTIFADQIKLQNKGSIIGPFRSGIGFHILKIDDVKGLEVVAVTEVNARHILIKPTVILSDEGVQRDLLEITRKVAAGEATFGELAQQYSQDPGSAVQDGELGYQTPDLYVPEFKYQVETLPVGQISEPFKTVHGWHIVEVIDRREVDRTDSALKNKAYGILFNRKFNEEASAWVQELRASAFVEVVEEEQDDN comes from the coding sequence ATGAAACTGTGGAAACAGATCCTGCTAGGCACCATCACTAGTTTGAGTGCAGCAAGTGTAATTGCAGAGCCTGTGGCACTGGATAAAATTGCCGTTATTGTCAACGAAGGTGTGGTACTGCAAAGCGATATTGATACCGCTTTTAAAACTCTCAAAGCCAACGCTAAAGAGAACAAACAAGCCCTTCCCACTGAAGACATTTTGCGCGAGCAGGTATTAGAAAAACTGATCATTGATACCATTCAACAGCAAGAAGCAGAACGTCTTGGTGTGCGTATTGATGACAACCGCCTCAATGAAGCGATTGCGGATATCGCAAAGAATAACCAACAAAGCATTGAAGAGCTGACGGCATCAGTGACGGCTGAAGGGCTCACTTACGCGGCCTTTCGTGAACAAGTACGAAAAGAGATCGCCGCTAGTGAGGCACGAAATGCACTCGTACGACGTCGCATTAACATTCTTCCTGCAGAAGTGGATAACCTGGCGGATATTTTAGCGCAAGAAACCAATGCCACAGTTCAGTATCAAGTGAGCCATATTCAGCTTCGTTTCAATGACGATCAAGAAAAATCAGAGCTAGAAAAGCAAGCCAATGAATTGGTTCAGCAGTTACAAGATGGTGCCGATTTTAAAACCATGGCCTACACCTATTCAAAAGGCCCGAAAGCGCTAGAAGGCGGCGATTGGGGTTGGATGCGCAAGGAAGAGATGCCAACGATTTTTGCTGATCAAATAAAACTGCAAAACAAGGGCAGCATCATTGGGCCGTTCCGCAGCGGTATCGGTTTCCACATATTAAAAATTGATGATGTAAAAGGTCTAGAAGTTGTCGCGGTGACTGAAGTCAATGCGCGCCATATTTTGATTAAACCGACCGTGATTTTGAGCGATGAAGGTGTGCAACGAGATCTTTTAGAAATCACTAGAAAAGTCGCGGCTGGAGAAGCGACATTTGGAGAACTGGCTCAGCAATACAGTCAAGATCCAGGATCTGCGGTACAAGATGGTGAATTAGGCTATCAAACTCCAGATCTGTATGTGCCGGAGTTTAAGTATCAGGTTGAAACGCTTCCCGTCGGGCAAATCAGTGAACCCTTCAAAACCGTTCATGGCTGGCATATTGTTGAGGTAATTGATCGCCGTGAAGTGGACAGAACCGATTCGGCTTTAAAAAATAAAGCCTATGGCATTTTGTTTAACCGTAAGTTTAATGAAGAAGCCAGCGCTTGGGTCCAAGAGTTACGTGCCAGTGCCTTTGTTGAAGTAGTAGAGGAAGAACAAGATGACAATTAA